In Desulfatiglans anilini DSM 4660, a single genomic region encodes these proteins:
- a CDS encoding HrpE/YscL family type III secretion apparatus protein, whose amino-acid sequence MVGTPKDTAERGGTAVGPLFLVYHEGLRTAGSAKVLKARQYTTCLKAEEIIRKANEAAEEITARGRTAFAEEKARGYREALREGKMQLAEQMVGTAAATARYLAEFEEKAVELVLSALRKIVGEMDPAERIVQVVRNVLAFAKNQPQVSLRVCPAEADSLNASLNAIMTDFPAIRFIDVVPDGRLKEGGCILETEMGVVDAGVDIQIEAIRRALTNALNRK is encoded by the coding sequence ATGGTCGGTACTCCGAAAGATACTGCTGAAAGAGGTGGCACCGCAGTGGGCCCCCTGTTTCTCGTTTACCATGAAGGGCTTCGGACAGCCGGAAGCGCAAAGGTCCTCAAGGCTCGTCAATATACAACCTGTCTGAAGGCCGAAGAGATCATCCGCAAAGCCAACGAAGCCGCCGAAGAGATCACTGCGCGGGGCCGGACAGCCTTTGCGGAGGAAAAGGCCAGGGGCTACCGGGAAGCTCTGAGAGAAGGGAAAATGCAGTTGGCGGAGCAAATGGTCGGAACCGCCGCCGCCACTGCACGCTATCTCGCTGAATTTGAAGAAAAAGCCGTCGAATTAGTCCTATCGGCCCTTCGAAAGATCGTTGGGGAAATGGACCCCGCGGAGCGGATCGTCCAGGTCGTGCGCAACGTACTGGCCTTCGCAAAAAATCAGCCACAGGTCTCTTTGAGGGTCTGCCCGGCCGAAGCGGACAGCCTCAACGCCTCGCTGAACGCCATCATGACGGATTTTCCGGCTATCCGCTTCATCGATGTCGTGCCGGACGGCCGTCTGAAAGAAGGCGGCTGCATCCTGGAAACGGAGATGGGAGTGGTCGACGCCGGTGTAGACATCCAGATCGAAGCGATACGGCGCGCCCTCACAAACGCCCTCAATCGGAAATAA
- the sctJ gene encoding type III secretion system inner membrane ring lipoprotein SctJ: protein MFFLVVLCFLLPACSMELYTNLEEREANQILSVLLRRGIDVQKIAGKERTWGLRINKADMAQAIQILEKEGLPRDRFESIGEVFKKQGLVSSPLQERILYLYALSQQISETISHIDGVLTARVLVVIPENNPLSDKIRPSSASVFVKHIEATDLQTSISKIKQLVVDGIEGLSYENVTVVLFPSESTFLPLDPPHYRRIFLIDLSPGSVIPFWILVGGFAFVSALIPIGIVWVLRYKRTSRSEGRPKGDRSLHPDAGYTAS from the coding sequence ATGTTTTTTTTGGTTGTCCTCTGCTTCCTGCTACCGGCTTGCAGCATGGAACTTTACACCAACCTCGAGGAGCGGGAGGCGAACCAGATCCTCTCGGTCCTCCTCAGAAGGGGGATCGATGTCCAAAAAATCGCTGGAAAGGAGCGAACCTGGGGGTTGAGAATCAACAAGGCCGACATGGCCCAAGCGATACAAATTCTCGAAAAAGAAGGACTTCCACGAGATCGTTTCGAAAGCATCGGAGAGGTTTTCAAGAAACAAGGGCTCGTGTCGTCTCCTCTCCAGGAGCGTATTCTTTACCTATACGCCCTCTCCCAGCAGATCTCCGAGACCATTTCGCATATCGACGGAGTGCTGACGGCAAGGGTCCTGGTGGTCATCCCGGAAAACAATCCCCTTTCGGACAAGATCCGCCCTTCCTCCGCTTCGGTTTTCGTTAAACATATCGAGGCGACCGACCTCCAGACCAGCATCTCAAAAATCAAGCAACTGGTTGTGGACGGAATCGAAGGGCTCTCCTATGAAAATGTCACGGTGGTGCTTTTCCCATCGGAATCAACCTTCCTTCCCCTGGACCCTCCCCATTACCGGCGGATTTTTTTGATCGATCTTTCACCCGGTTCGGTCATCCCCTTCTGGATCCTGGTCGGAGGCTTCGCGTTCGTCTCGGCGTTGATCCCAATCGGAATCGTTTGGGTGCTCCGCTACAAACGAACATCGCGGTCGGAAGGAAGGCCAAAGGGCGACCGTTCTCTGCATCCGGATGCCGGTTATACGGCGTCTTGA
- a CDS encoding EscI/YscI/HrpB family type III secretion system inner rod protein: MQITNPLDSILHRTPLDAGATEEAGMSGFYPSGDVSGFEKAIVTDSESLIGRADAATISWPGASSSPQRATGLGDVILQSIEDMSAAHRERIHRIHDTVDRGAAPALSPSELIRLQYEILQLTIEQELAGKVVDKCGQGVQTLFRNQG, encoded by the coding sequence GTGCAGATAACGAACCCGCTCGATTCGATCCTCCATCGAACACCGCTCGATGCAGGGGCGACCGAAGAAGCCGGCATGTCGGGGTTTTACCCATCCGGTGATGTTTCGGGATTTGAAAAGGCCATCGTTACCGATTCGGAGTCTTTGATCGGGCGCGCCGATGCGGCAACCATTTCCTGGCCCGGGGCATCTTCATCGCCTCAGCGTGCCACGGGCCTTGGGGACGTCATCCTTCAAAGCATCGAGGACATGTCAGCAGCGCATCGTGAACGGATCCACAGGATACACGATACCGTCGACCGAGGGGCCGCACCGGCCTTGTCGCCAAGTGAACTCATACGGTTGCAGTATGAAATCCTGCAATTGACCATCGAGCAGGAGTTGGCCGGCAAGGTCGTCGATAAATGCGGCCAAGGCGTACAAACGCTTTTCAGGAATCAGGGATAG
- a CDS encoding tetratricopeptide repeat protein: MPMQFPADLLKLLMQIGFIASGTGYYREAETIFSGIQAMSPQSEFPSIGKAVNKLNEMDPESAIQILTSEALEINPESDLAKAFLAQAFRQAGLNDRGQTLCNDILNTTEDVFAGRIAEAILIEMNPKHFTAPAFRSNLFTSLQQEGEASCR; this comes from the coding sequence ATGCCGATGCAATTCCCTGCCGATCTACTGAAACTGTTGATGCAGATTGGGTTTATAGCCAGCGGAACGGGATATTATAGGGAGGCGGAGACCATCTTTTCAGGGATCCAGGCCATGTCGCCCCAAAGCGAGTTCCCATCGATCGGGAAAGCGGTGAACAAATTGAACGAAATGGATCCTGAATCGGCGATTCAGATCCTTACAAGTGAAGCCCTCGAGATCAACCCCGAAAGCGATTTGGCCAAGGCGTTTTTAGCGCAGGCGTTCAGGCAGGCAGGACTTAACGACCGGGGCCAAACGCTTTGCAACGACATCCTGAACACCACCGAAGACGTCTTCGCGGGGCGGATAGCCGAGGCGATCCTCATCGAAATGAACCCGAAACATTTTACAGCCCCTGCCTTTCGCAGCAACCTTTTCACCTCTCTTCAACAGGAAGGAGAAGCATCGTGCAGATAA
- a CDS encoding EscF/YscF/HrpA family type III secretion system needle major subunit: MADNINVITLNIGTIFDALDLARTSKETEIKTKIEEIKASKDPDTTQQMELSKLVNEWQIYMGAQTNTVKALADGIRNCYQNIK; the protein is encoded by the coding sequence ATGGCTGATAATATCAATGTCATAACGCTGAATATAGGTACAATCTTTGATGCTCTTGATTTGGCACGAACGAGCAAAGAAACAGAAATAAAAACAAAGATCGAAGAAATAAAGGCAAGTAAGGACCCGGATACCACTCAGCAGATGGAACTCTCAAAACTTGTCAATGAGTGGCAGATTTACATGGGAGCACAGACCAACACCGTCAAAGCCCTGGCAGACGGAATCCGCAACTGCTACCAGAATATCAAATAG
- the sctD gene encoding type III secretion system inner membrane ring subunit SctD produces the protein MKPAQEPQKPYVLKILSGPHLGAEVLIREGHYVIGSQEACDIVLSDESVASRHVSLSISDGTLGLSTLDGVVYIDGEGPQQAVTTLLPFQIVTIGTTHFSIGPAGERWPPLNLPEIPGPEKTEPPPKNAAHVSPDKETCPKRASIRLLLSSSVFFAGVLTLSIFLVSFSKEPSHGKSFSALIPTAPIEEARTVIGELGLSGVEAFHLENGRLMLKGSVETLEEKQALMESIQRRMDDRPLPAFRITVNEQVAGICKDTLAALGLPLEATSERPGKIILTGFILDEERLDRGIEVIKQDLPFIEEIDNRVMTPKNLVQEIYARLAKAGFKGKIDFALHPDHILATGLLHEDDLRLWSAVKKALTEEYGDHIAIRESFQAAFLPEDEIGSKTPEAWHSEQITTSGDHRFTLPMKSISLGPFPHVLLAQGERLFEGAMIGNGYAIRRIGPDGIIAVKGFETVHIYPGEN, from the coding sequence GTGAAACCCGCGCAAGAACCGCAAAAGCCGTACGTACTGAAGATCCTCTCCGGGCCGCATCTTGGGGCCGAGGTTCTGATCCGCGAGGGACATTATGTCATCGGAAGCCAGGAGGCATGCGATATCGTGCTCAGCGACGAAAGCGTTGCATCCCGGCACGTATCCCTTTCCATCTCGGACGGCACCCTTGGGCTTTCAACGCTGGACGGCGTTGTCTACATTGACGGAGAAGGGCCTCAACAGGCTGTAACCACCCTCCTTCCCTTTCAGATTGTCACGATCGGCACCACCCATTTCAGCATCGGCCCTGCGGGTGAAAGATGGCCCCCCCTGAACCTGCCTGAAATCCCCGGTCCGGAAAAGACCGAGCCGCCTCCCAAAAATGCGGCTCACGTCTCACCTGATAAAGAAACCTGCCCAAAGCGTGCATCCATCCGCCTGCTACTCTCGAGCTCTGTCTTCTTTGCAGGCGTTCTTACCCTTAGCATCTTTCTGGTATCCTTTTCTAAAGAACCCTCACATGGCAAGTCGTTCAGCGCTTTGATCCCCACGGCACCCATTGAAGAGGCTCGAACCGTTATCGGCGAATTGGGGCTGTCAGGAGTGGAGGCCTTTCACCTGGAAAACGGCAGGCTCATGCTCAAAGGCTCTGTGGAAACGTTGGAAGAAAAGCAGGCCCTGATGGAGTCTATCCAGCGAAGGATGGATGATAGGCCCCTGCCTGCTTTCCGCATAACCGTCAACGAACAGGTCGCAGGGATATGCAAAGACACACTGGCGGCCTTGGGGCTCCCGCTGGAGGCGACATCGGAACGACCGGGCAAGATCATCCTCACCGGCTTCATACTCGATGAAGAACGCCTTGATCGGGGTATCGAAGTCATCAAACAGGATCTCCCGTTCATAGAAGAAATCGACAACCGCGTCATGACCCCCAAGAACCTCGTACAGGAGATTTACGCCCGCCTGGCGAAAGCCGGCTTCAAAGGAAAAATCGACTTCGCCCTTCATCCCGACCACATCCTCGCCACAGGCTTGCTGCATGAGGACGATCTCAGACTATGGTCGGCCGTCAAGAAAGCCCTAACCGAGGAGTACGGAGACCATATCGCTATCCGAGAAAGCTTCCAGGCCGCTTTCCTTCCAGAAGATGAAATCGGCTCGAAAACGCCTGAAGCCTGGCACAGTGAACAGATCACCACATCCGGTGACCACCGATTCACCCTCCCTATGAAATCGATCAGCCTCGGGCCGTTTCCGCATGTTTTGCTCGCACAGGGAGAAAGGCTCTTCGAAGGCGCCATGATCGGCAACGGCTATGCCATCAGACGCATCGGCCCGGACGGGATCATTGCCGTTAAAGGATTTGAAACCGTGCACATATACCCTGGAGAAAACTGA
- the sctC gene encoding type III secretion system outer membrane ring subunit SctC, translating into MFSRIIQTTVLSCITFAILFTVESQAGGLPWRKYLYSHVSEGEDLADLLRDFCSSQHLSAVVSEQVKGTVKGRFIQMEPEVFLEHICRAYSLLWYCEGGQTLYFNRSGEWGSKIIIMKNLSFQMLEETLERMGALDERFRLEMLNEDGTLYVSGPPRYVELVSDVASKLNDTRATEVAAKAAREVIKIFPLKHAWAADLTFTFMDTQLTVLGVATILRQLFADYGTGGQMAEARLKILPRTIGKLKGKGLASSGAPLQEEQPAQSAEEGPPADRESDAPGERGTGRYGSAFIMADTRLNAVIVRDTEERLRFYEEMIPQLDIPVGLVQIQATIMDISTDYLHELGVNWRFHHRGSSNEGTRFTDAGVDVDEDFKPGNPDLIVGPGFNFATVIGSAANYILAKVHALEQDGKARVLSQPSVLTLDNVAALLEHSQTFYVRIPGDQEVDLFSVTAGIVLKVTPHIIRDGSETRIKLAVSIEDGNISPDQQVDQIPIVQKSSVNTQAVIKEDQSLLIGGYYHESHFATASGIPCLLNVPILNIFFKQDQRVSKRAERMFLITPRIILDEAFTGADPKNDLTALQGGGSMSRATFHRPEKGGIFGVEP; encoded by the coding sequence ATGTTCTCCCGGATCATTCAGACAACGGTGCTGAGCTGCATCACCTTCGCGATCCTCTTCACCGTAGAAAGCCAGGCCGGGGGCCTGCCCTGGAGGAAATACCTGTATTCCCATGTCTCGGAAGGGGAAGATCTCGCGGACCTGCTTCGTGATTTTTGCTCGAGTCAGCATTTGAGCGCAGTCGTCAGCGAACAGGTCAAGGGGACGGTCAAAGGCCGTTTTATTCAGATGGAGCCGGAGGTTTTTCTGGAGCACATCTGCCGGGCCTACAGCCTCCTCTGGTACTGCGAAGGTGGCCAGACGCTCTACTTCAATCGATCGGGCGAATGGGGCTCCAAGATCATCATCATGAAGAATCTATCCTTCCAAATGCTCGAGGAAACCCTGGAACGAATGGGAGCGCTCGACGAAAGGTTTCGTCTGGAAATGCTGAACGAGGACGGAACGCTTTATGTTTCAGGCCCGCCCCGCTACGTAGAACTCGTATCGGACGTCGCTTCGAAGTTGAACGACACGCGCGCGACGGAGGTTGCAGCCAAGGCCGCGCGGGAAGTCATCAAGATCTTCCCTCTCAAGCATGCCTGGGCTGCGGACCTGACCTTCACCTTCATGGATACCCAGTTGACGGTGCTTGGGGTGGCCACGATCCTCCGTCAGCTGTTCGCCGACTACGGCACCGGCGGGCAGATGGCGGAGGCCCGGCTCAAGATCCTGCCCAGGACCATCGGCAAACTCAAAGGAAAGGGGCTTGCATCGAGTGGGGCCCCCCTTCAAGAAGAACAACCCGCTCAATCCGCTGAAGAGGGCCCACCCGCCGATCGAGAATCGGATGCGCCGGGTGAAAGGGGAACCGGGAGATATGGCAGTGCGTTTATTATGGCGGACACCCGATTGAATGCGGTTATCGTCCGGGATACCGAAGAGCGGCTGCGCTTTTATGAAGAGATGATTCCTCAATTGGATATCCCGGTCGGATTGGTGCAAATCCAGGCGACTATCATGGACATCAGCACCGATTACCTGCACGAACTGGGTGTCAACTGGCGTTTCCATCACAGGGGAAGTTCAAACGAGGGAACCCGCTTCACCGATGCCGGAGTCGATGTCGACGAGGATTTCAAACCCGGCAATCCCGACCTCATCGTCGGTCCGGGATTCAACTTCGCTACGGTTATCGGCTCGGCCGCAAACTATATCCTGGCCAAGGTGCACGCCCTCGAGCAAGACGGGAAGGCCCGCGTCTTGTCGCAGCCCTCGGTCCTAACACTCGACAACGTTGCCGCCCTCCTCGAGCACAGTCAGACATTTTATGTGAGAATACCCGGAGACCAGGAAGTGGACCTCTTCTCCGTAACCGCAGGGATCGTCCTGAAGGTGACTCCCCATATCATCCGGGATGGTTCGGAAACGCGAATCAAACTCGCCGTCAGCATCGAAGACGGCAACATATCCCCCGATCAGCAAGTCGACCAGATCCCGATCGTCCAGAAGAGCAGCGTGAACACCCAGGCCGTCATCAAGGAGGACCAGAGCCTTTTGATCGGCGGATACTATCACGAGTCGCATTTTGCCACCGCGAGCGGAATCCCCTGTCTCCTGAACGTTCCGATCCTGAATATCTTCTTCAAACAGGATCAGAGGGTCTCCAAACGGGCCGAGAGAATGTTTTTGATCACACCGAGGATCATCCTGGACGAGGCCTTCACCGGAGCCGATCCCAAGAACGATCTGACCGCCTTACAAGGCGGGGGATCGATGTCACGAGCCACTTTTCACCGCCCCGAAAAAGGGGGCATCTTTGGAGTCGAACCGTGA
- a CDS encoding sigma 54-interacting transcriptional regulator yields MCERDCALRRTMAQGRPFVDTTTYIVDRRKRRIPVVVCTALLKDEAGQVLGGVEIFRDMSQVEELRKELEGRYHVGDMVSRSAAMAEIFRILPQVAGSGSTVLIQGETGTGKELLARAIHNLSPRRKKPFVAVNCGALPDFLLESELFGYRAGAFTDAVKDKPGRLALAEGGTILLDEIGDLSAAFQARLLRVLQERTFMPLGGTRSIKADVRVIAATNKDLASEVEAGRFRQDLFYRVNVLRLDFPPLWERKENIPMLAERFIDRMNRLRGSAITGICREAVSRLMFYNYPGNIRELENIIEHACVLCPGGQLEITCLPEHLRTGPSPVAERGGDAQALLESAETRVILEVLECNRFNRAAAREL; encoded by the coding sequence ATGTGCGAGAGGGATTGCGCGCTGCGGCGGACCATGGCCCAGGGGCGCCCCTTCGTCGACACGACCACGTATATCGTCGACCGCCGGAAACGTCGGATCCCGGTGGTGGTCTGCACGGCGCTGCTGAAGGATGAGGCCGGGCAGGTGCTTGGCGGGGTCGAGATCTTCCGGGATATGAGCCAGGTCGAGGAACTGCGCAAGGAGCTGGAAGGCCGGTATCATGTCGGGGACATGGTCAGCCGGAGCGCCGCCATGGCCGAGATCTTCAGGATTCTGCCACAGGTGGCGGGAAGCGGAAGCACGGTGCTGATCCAGGGGGAGACGGGAACCGGTAAAGAGCTCCTGGCACGGGCGATCCACAATCTCAGCCCGAGGCGGAAGAAGCCGTTCGTGGCCGTCAACTGCGGCGCGCTGCCCGATTTCCTCCTCGAGTCGGAACTGTTCGGATACCGCGCCGGGGCGTTCACGGATGCCGTGAAGGACAAACCCGGGCGGCTCGCGCTTGCCGAGGGTGGGACGATCCTGCTGGACGAGATTGGCGATTTGAGCGCGGCATTCCAGGCCCGCCTTCTGCGTGTGCTCCAAGAGAGGACCTTCATGCCGCTGGGGGGCACACGTTCCATCAAGGCCGATGTCCGCGTGATCGCTGCGACCAACAAAGACCTGGCCTCGGAAGTGGAGGCTGGACGGTTCCGGCAGGATCTCTTTTACCGGGTCAATGTCTTGCGGCTGGATTTCCCGCCGCTGTGGGAGCGTAAAGAAAACATCCCCATGCTGGCCGAACGATTCATAGACCGGATGAACCGCCTGAGGGGATCGGCGATCACGGGGATCTGCCGGGAGGCCGTCTCACGCCTCATGTTCTACAACTATCCGGGCAACATCCGGGAACTCGAGAACATCATCGAACATGCCTGTGTGCTTTGCCCGGGTGGACAGCTTGAAATCACTTGTTTGCCGGAGCATCTCAGAACGGGCCCTTCCCCGGTGGCTGAACGGGGGGGCGATGCGCAGGCCTTGCTCGAATCGGCTGAAACCCGGGTGATCCTGGAAGTCCTCGAGTGCAACCGTTTCAACCGGGCGGCGGCTCGCGAACTCTGA
- a CDS encoding radical SAM protein, whose protein sequence is MKVALTVWEDRISPLFDSASMLLVADIARDGLSGRRLVPFAGDSPLTRAARLADLGIKVLICGGISGSYANLIEVRGIRIVPFAAGPVERVLEAYLTGKLDREDFKMPGCETSEWDAPSQEEGSVLPGRHLFGPVPSRRFGRSLGVDLTPYKTCTLDCVFCQLGRTTHKTVAREEYVPTEAVISEIRAWLDAGGEADYITLSGSGEPTLHSRFGEVIEFVRTHSRIPTALLTNGTLLHLPEVREASAAADVVKISLSAWNQASYGWVNRPHPNLEFSQLMAGEKAFRDCFKGRLWLEVFLVAGMNATAADVSRIAALAGEIRPDRIQLNSAVRPPAEEFAGAVSAERLQSFCPLFRPQAEIIAEFHAEKEVPVHATRETIFSMLERRPCTADQIASGFGMHLNEVSKYLGNLLRGGRIRMERKNGTVYYAPSGRGKGAGGSRNTRSTSGPSKG, encoded by the coding sequence ATGAAGGTGGCCTTGACGGTATGGGAAGATCGTATTTCTCCCCTGTTCGATTCCGCAAGCATGCTCCTTGTCGCGGACATCGCCAGGGATGGGTTGAGCGGCAGGCGCCTCGTGCCTTTTGCCGGTGACTCCCCGCTGACGCGCGCCGCGCGGTTGGCTGATCTGGGAATCAAAGTTCTGATCTGCGGCGGGATATCCGGATCCTACGCGAATTTGATCGAGGTCCGCGGCATCCGGATCGTCCCTTTTGCAGCGGGCCCGGTGGAACGGGTCCTTGAAGCATATTTGACCGGCAAACTTGATCGGGAGGATTTTAAAATGCCCGGATGTGAGACTAGCGAGTGGGATGCCCCTTCGCAGGAAGAAGGATCTGTTTTGCCTGGAAGGCACCTTTTCGGGCCGGTTCCTTCCAGGCGTTTTGGGCGTTCTCTGGGTGTCGATTTGACGCCCTACAAGACCTGTACGCTCGACTGCGTGTTCTGTCAGCTCGGCCGGACGACGCATAAAACGGTGGCGCGGGAGGAATATGTGCCGACCGAGGCGGTGATTTCGGAGATCCGCGCCTGGCTCGATGCGGGCGGCGAGGCCGATTACATCACGCTTTCCGGTTCCGGTGAGCCTACACTCCATTCCCGTTTCGGCGAAGTGATCGAGTTTGTCCGCACCCACAGCCGGATTCCAACGGCGCTCCTGACGAACGGGACCCTGCTTCACCTTCCCGAGGTGCGTGAGGCGTCTGCGGCGGCCGATGTGGTGAAGATTTCCCTGAGCGCCTGGAACCAGGCCTCCTACGGATGGGTGAACCGGCCGCACCCCAACCTGGAGTTCTCACAGTTGATGGCCGGGGAAAAGGCCTTCCGCGACTGCTTCAAGGGCCGGCTTTGGCTGGAGGTTTTCCTGGTGGCCGGTATGAATGCCACAGCGGCCGATGTCTCACGGATCGCCGCCCTGGCAGGTGAGATCCGGCCCGATCGCATCCAGCTCAATTCGGCTGTGCGGCCGCCAGCCGAAGAATTTGCCGGAGCTGTGTCGGCGGAGCGTCTCCAGTCGTTCTGCCCGCTTTTTCGGCCCCAGGCTGAGATCATCGCGGAATTCCACGCCGAGAAAGAGGTTCCCGTGCATGCTACCCGGGAAACGATTTTCTCCATGCTGGAGCGCCGCCCCTGCACGGCGGACCAGATTGCCAGCGGATTCGGCATGCACCTGAACGAGGTTTCGAAGTATCTGGGAAATTTGCTGCGCGGCGGCCGCATCCGAATGGAGCGGAAAAACGGAACGGTCTATTATGCGCCGTCCGGAAGAGGGAAGGGGGCCGGCGGTAGTCGGAATACGCGATCGACCTCAGGGCCGTCGAAGGGGTGA
- a CDS encoding DnaJ domain-containing protein produces the protein MAFKDYYQVLEIEPEASGEEIKKACRRQALAYHPDRNQGDPVCEERLKEINEGYQVLGDEAKRSCYDGLYRRAEDGFVPRRTDWDDVLFEMMRAFARVGFGPGRPGGCRGGKSGKRGCRWRNWNL, from the coding sequence TTGGCATTCAAAGATTATTACCAGGTGCTGGAGATCGAGCCTGAAGCGTCGGGGGAGGAGATCAAGAAGGCCTGCCGACGTCAGGCGTTGGCCTACCATCCCGACAGGAACCAGGGCGACCCGGTCTGTGAAGAGCGGCTGAAGGAGATCAACGAGGGTTACCAGGTGCTGGGTGACGAAGCGAAGAGAAGCTGTTATGACGGCCTGTACCGGAGGGCGGAGGATGGGTTTGTGCCGCGCCGGACGGACTGGGACGACGTGTTGTTCGAAATGATGCGTGCCTTTGCGCGTGTGGGCTTCGGCCCGGGACGGCCCGGCGGATGCAGAGGCGGCAAATCCGGGAAGAGGGGCTGCCGGTGGAGAAACTGGAATTTATAG
- a CDS encoding ferredoxin — protein MAYKPEVDAEKCVGCGECVEVCPVDVYEIIDEKSVPVNEEECLGCESCVEVCEHEAITVSEV, from the coding sequence ATGGCTTACAAACCTGAAGTGGATGCTGAAAAGTGTGTGGGATGCGGCGAATGTGTGGAGGTGTGTCCCGTTGATGTGTATGAAATAATCGATGAAAAATCGGTGCCGGTCAATGAGGAAGAATGCCTTGGCTGCGAAAGTTGCGTAGAGGTCTGCGAGCACGAGGCGATTACCGTCTCAGAGGTTTGA
- a CDS encoding CooT family nickel-binding protein, whose protein sequence is MCLSTVYMDSGEQQTEIMKDVARIQAEGRGFWLYDMFGDKQYVEGTIETVNLMDGYFVLHRAGGSH, encoded by the coding sequence ATGTGTTTGAGTACGGTTTACATGGATTCAGGAGAACAGCAAACGGAAATCATGAAGGATGTAGCTCGGATCCAGGCCGAGGGCCGCGGTTTTTGGCTCTACGACATGTTCGGCGACAAACAATATGTTGAAGGGACGATCGAGACAGTCAATCTGATGGATGGGTATTTCGTGCTGCACCGAGCAGGTGGATCGCACTGA
- a CDS encoding TetR/AcrR family transcriptional regulator, translating into MAITEREMEKSRRQERIFRTAARVLCNLGYEKASLRDIAEATHMTKAGLYYYFKSKEDLLYQLLDGYMDELIKGIREIHERVEDPHEFLKEAIRFQVGMYHRDSIRSKLIIHDENCLSGAYYRRLKDKQREYIAYWRNGLERLCLKESIKLDFLSVYVNFLVGICNWIYQWYNARGDVKPDDLAERIYDFFLYGIDGNRVPA; encoded by the coding sequence ATGGCAATCACCGAACGGGAAATGGAAAAGTCGCGGCGCCAGGAAAGGATTTTTCGCACAGCTGCGAGGGTCCTGTGCAACCTCGGGTACGAGAAAGCCTCCCTGCGCGACATCGCCGAGGCCACCCACATGACCAAGGCCGGCCTCTACTACTACTTCAAGAGCAAGGAGGATCTCCTCTACCAGCTTCTGGATGGATATATGGATGAGCTGATCAAGGGCATCCGAGAGATCCACGAAAGAGTGGAGGATCCGCATGAATTCCTGAAGGAGGCGATCCGTTTCCAGGTCGGGATGTACCATCGCGACAGCATCCGCAGCAAGCTGATCATCCATGACGAAAACTGTCTGAGCGGCGCCTACTACCGGAGACTGAAGGACAAGCAGCGCGAATACATCGCCTACTGGCGCAACGGGCTCGAACGGCTTTGCCTGAAGGAGTCGATCAAACTCGATTTTTTGTCGGTCTACGTCAACTTTCTGGTCGGGATCTGCAACTGGATCTATCAGTGGTACAATGCAAGAGGCGATGTCAAACCGGACGACCTCGCCGAACGGATATACGACTTCTTCCTTTACGGGATCGACGGCAACCGCGTGCCGGCCTAA
- a CDS encoding response regulator produces MEKRNLLEGKKVLIVDDEPDVLESLEELLSDCKVTSADHFEAAKALLESERFDIAILDIMGVNGYELLDIANKRGVIPVMLTAHALTPQDAAKSFRSGAASYLPKEEMLNLETFLNDILEAEEKGKSFWWRWFDRLGDYYDRKFGPDWKEADKDIWDMIKYGA; encoded by the coding sequence ATGGAAAAGAGGAATCTGCTGGAAGGAAAGAAGGTGCTGATCGTCGATGACGAGCCCGACGTGCTTGAATCGCTCGAAGAGCTGCTTTCGGACTGCAAGGTGACATCGGCGGACCATTTCGAGGCTGCCAAGGCCCTGCTCGAAAGCGAGCGCTTCGACATCGCGATCCTTGACATCATGGGCGTGAACGGTTACGAACTGCTCGATATCGCCAACAAGAGAGGCGTAATCCCCGTCATGCTGACGGCCCATGCCCTGACCCCCCAGGACGCCGCAAAGTCGTTCAGGTCGGGGGCGGCTTCCTACCTGCCGAAGGAGGAAATGCTGAACCTCGAGACCTTCCTGAACGACATTCTGGAAGCCGAGGAAAAAGGCAAAAGCTTCTGGTGGCGGTGGTTTGACAGGCTCGGGGATTACTACGACCGAAAGTTCGGTCCGGACTGGAAGGAAGCCGACAAGGACATCTGGGACATGATCAAGTACGGGGCATAG